The sequence TGGTAATTGGCCTGCTTCCTTTACCTTATCTGTAGCCTGAGGAGCAACTTCTGCTACCTCAGCCGGGGCTGCTTGCGGAGCGGCCTCTTCTATTTTAGCGGGAGCTGCTACAGGAACAACTTCTTTTACCGCCTGGGCTTTTGATTCTATTTCAGGCGCGGCTTTTTCTGCCATCGGCTGTTGCGCTTGCTGTCTTGCTTTTATTTCGGGAAAAACTTCCAATAAAAAATTGTGGCCCCAACCGATAAGCTTAGAATTATCAAATACCAGAGGAGTCAACTCTTCCTCATCAATCGTACAATTGTTACTTCTAATATCGGTTATATAATAAAGTATTTCCAGTGTCTTACCCGATGTCTCTATCGTTTCTGTACGGTGGGGATTATTTAGCCTGACATTAATACGTGTTTTAGAAGACCCCAGGTCGCAATTATAGATACTGATTCCGGTCCCCATGATATCCAAAACACGCTGCTTGCTCATGCCCTGCGAAAGGCGCACCAAATTCATCCGGTTGTTTGCCGTCAGCTGAGAAGTCGCCATAGTCGCGCACCCGCACAAAAAAATGGCCATCGCCGACAAAAAAAACATTTTCCTCATACCTACCTCCTCTTTTATTAAAATAATCTTCGGAAGAACCTCAAGTTAAATTTATTATACTGCTATTTTATGATTATTCAATAGAAAAACTAATAATCCTGTTTCTTAACCCAAACCTCCGGTTATCCGCTTCTCCTTTTTAGCTATGTATAATTTTTGGGTTCTTATTCTTTATCTCTGCATATTTATTCTTTTTTTATTATAGCACTTGCTTGCTTTTTGCCTTAGCCTCTGTCTTTAATAATGTCTCGGCCAGTCTAAGAAAATCTCTCATAGATCCATGGCTATTTCTAATAAAACATCCTGCGATATCAAAATGGCCGCCGCCGCCGTAGTGCCGCGCCAATGCCGCAGCGTTGATACCGCCTTTTGACCGGATACTGACCCTTAATCTCCCGTTATTCTTCTCCCTGAAAAAAACGGCGATTTTAACGCTCCCGATCGCCCGCATCTGTTCAGCTACCGAATCAACATCTTCATCCTGGCCCTTTGTTGTTTTAAAATCTTTTTTTCTTACGACCGACCAGACAATCTCGCCATTCTTAATAAATTTACAGCGGGATAAACATATCCCCGATAAGATTACCGATTCTTTGGGCCTGGACCAATAGATCATATCTGTTAATTTATAAAAATCTAATCCGCCCTCGAGTAAATCAGCGCATACCCGGAAAGTAAAAGGCCTGGTATCCGGAAGCCTGAAGGCATTAGTTTCTACTATAATAGAGGTCAAAATATTTTGAGCTATATCGACGCCTATCCCCACATTCATCTTCTTAAGGAGTAAATATATCTGCTCTCCGACAGCAGCGGCTTTGGTATCCACATAAGTAATACTACCGAAAGGTTTTCTGAATAAATGGTGGTCGATTTCTAAAATATCTTTTGCGCGCCTGAAACTATCGTGGCTTTTACCCAGCATCTCCTTATCATTACAATCAACCGCGACGACAAGGTCAGCGTCTTTGTTTACTCCTCTCTTTATCAAATCTGCACCCGGCAACTGCCTGTACCGCTTGGGGACGCCGTCTGCGCTGATGAGATAAACCTGCTTTCCTAACTTTTTTAAGCCCAGCCCTAAAGACAGCATAGAGCCGATGCAATCCCCGTCCGGATTAATATGACAGGCAACAATAATCTTTTTAGATCTAAGAATGGCCCTGGCGGCGCTTTCTAATCCCGGCATAACGCAACGTCCTCCTTAGGTTTAATGACCACTTTTTAGCTGCTTAAATATTTTTGTTCAAGAACTCGCTTATTTTTGATTCCCTGTCTGCTTGCCCTGGCCGGTCTTTTATGAAATTATCCTCAAATGCAGGAAATTCCTTTCTATAAAATACCCCTAATGCGATCGGGGCTTCATGATTATAATCCCATTCCCTGATTTTATTTAAGGCCTGGTTAAAATCCTGAAGATTATTATCTTTCAGCTCATAAACGTGCTTATTGTAATATTCGTACATATTGAAATAAGTAACGCAGACCTGCAGGACATCTACCAGAGAAAATCCTTTATGTAAAATTGCTTCCTTAAAGATTTTCTTTAAAAGCTCAATGCCGTGAGAGGTGCCACGCGCCAGATATGTTGCCCCGCTAGCGAGCATGAGTTCCAAAGGGTTAATCGGAGGCTCAACTGTGCCCCGGGGAGTAGAGCGGCCCTTAAACCCCAAAGGCGAGGTAGGCGTATATTGGCCCGTGGTCAGGCCGTAGACACGGTTATTATGGATAACCATCGTGATATCGATATTGCGCTTAGCTGCAAAAATCAGATGTTCAATTCCTTCTCCGTAAGCGTCGCCGTCTCCGGCAAAACAGATTACTTTTAAGCCTGGCTTTGCTAATTTTATCCCTTCCGCGACCGGAGTTGCCCTGCCGTGTATGGAATAAAAACTATTCACATTGATATAATCCACTATTTTACCGTGACAGCCGATGCCGGAAACCAGAACTATATCCTCTAAAGGCAGGCCTTCTGCGGATAGCTGCGCTATCACGAGTTTTACGGCATTCATAATCGCAAAATTCCCGCATCCCGGGCACCAGGTATTCGGCGCGTAAGTATCCAAATTTATTTTATTCATTTTATCGCACCCTTTACTTCTTCTTCTAATTCTTCCAAAGAAAAAGGCCTGCCGTCATATTTGAAAATCTGCTTGTCTACCTTAAAGCCGTATCCGCCAATAAGCCGCATCAGCTGGCCCGTAGCGTTATTTTCTACTAAAATCAGCTTCTTGACCCCCGCTAATGCCTCCTGGAATTGCTTGGCCCCGAAGGGATTCAAGACAACAGGCTGGACAGCCCTTAATCCCAGCCTCCGGGCGGCTTCAACACAGACCCCTTTGTTAGACCCCCAGCAGAGAAGTGCGGTCTCGGATTCTTTTTCGGCGTGAACTTTTACGGTATTAAAATTTTCTAAATCCAGCGCTAAATACTTTTCTTTACGCAGGCGTTTCTCCTGCATCATTTTTGTCTGCTGCGGCTCCTCTGTGGTTATGCCTGACTCGTCATGCTCATAACTATTCACTTTAATCACCGCATCCTTACTTGGGGCAAATGCCAACGGGGAAACCCCGTTCTTTGCGGCTGAATACCTCTTATATGTAGATTCGCCGTTCCATAAAACAGGGCCCTCTTCCTTTATCTCTCCAGCTAGCATAAGGTCAAAATTAAAAATACCTTCTCCTAAATTTTTATCGGTCAAGATGATGCCCGGGATCTGATACTTCCAGCTTATATTCATCGAGGCTGCTGACCAATAATAGGCCTCTTCGGCATCGCCCGGCGCGACCACAAAACGCGCGAATTCTCCCTGGCCGGCATTTAAGGCAAAATGTAAATCGCTCTGCGCCGAATAAGTAGGCAGGCCTGTTGACGGTCCCGGCCGCTGCCCGAGAATCACTACCACCGGCAGTTCTGCCATACCCGCTAGACTTAAACCCTCGGTCATCAGACAAAATCCTCCACCGGAGGTGCCGACAGCCACTTTCTTTCCGGCATAAGCATAACCTAAGGCCATTAATATCACGCTGATTTCGCTCTCCGGATGAATCACGTCTAAACCGAAATCATCGCCTATCTCAGCAAGGTAATGCAGAATTGGCGAGCTGGGAGTCATAGGATAGGAAATATAAGCGTTCAGTCCGCCTTTAATCAGGCCAAGGGCAAGCGCCTGGTTTCCGGTAAGAAATGGCAAGCTCTTCTGCTGCAAGGGCTCAAAGTTAAACAACTCTCTGGCAGCGTCAAATCCGCGCCGCGCAACTTTGAGATTTAAATCTAAATCCTTGGCGAGCTCTTTTTTTAATGTATCTTCAAGAATACCAAAGTCAGCGCCGATTGCCTTTGTTAAGGCGCCGATTATACAGGTATTACGCATTATCTCAGGAGCGAGCTCCTCTTTAAGAAGCTTCCCCAAAGGCAGGCCCAACCCGCAATTGGGTCCCATCTGCGGCTTTACCTGTTCCGAATCAAAGATAAAAAAACATCCCTCATTCAGCCTCTTTTTATGAAAGTCCAGGGTATCCTGATTCAATGCCAGGATAACATCTATTTTGTCCCGGTGAGAGGCTATCCTGTTTTTTGAGGCGCGGATGATAGAAAAAGTATGGCCGCCCCTGATAATAGAAGGATAATCCCGGTAGATATAGATATGGTATCCCATCCGGTTTAATAAACGGCCGATTATTCCGCCGGCCCTATCAATACCGAATCCGGCTCTCCCCCCGATGAGGATAGAAAGTTCATCCATATCTTTACTCCACTTTCAAAAAATGACGTTATTCTATATGAAATAAAAACAGCCCTGGCCGCGCTAAACTGACCAGGGCTTCAAAACTAAATCTTCATGCTTAAAATTTTATTTATTTACAGCAGCCGCTGCTTCTGGCTATTTTCTTGATTACCGCGTTGATGATAAAGCAGGATATGCCTAAAAAGATAGCCAGGTTATCCGCAATCGGCAGGACATCAAAGGCTGCAGCCAAAAGTATCAGTATACCCGCTCCCCATAGAAGTGCATTGACCACGCCTATAATCTTATTCTCCATTTCTCACCTCCTTTGTTAATCATAATCCAGGAAACGGTAAATAGCAAGGATAAACTTCTTTAAATGCTTAATCCCAGCCTATAGGCCTTAGCTAAAATACCTTTACACTTTTTGGCGTCAAAATTCCACTTGCCGGTTGAAGCGATGACCCTGATCCTTGCCTTCATCAAGCTAAAGAACGTTTTCATGGCATTGACGCATCCGGGCACGATACCCAGGATATGCGAGAAAGGAAAAGGGGCAAAACAAGCGGTAATCAGGATTACCTTTTTCGGCTTAGGATGCAGCCATTTCGGCCCGAAGTTGGTCATCTTAAATATGGATACGCCCCGGTCAAAAAAGGCCTTGGCTACGGAAGTGACATTACTGACGAAAACCGGAGAAGCAAAAGCTACTACATCAGAATTAATCAACTCATCCGCCACTTTTTTAAAATCATCGTTGATAATACAAACCTGCGTATCCTTGCAGGCACGACAGTTAAGGCAGGGGTTAATCTTCAGGTCATAAAGATAAATTTTCTTCACCTCATGCCCCTTATCTTTTAACCCCCTTAAAACCTCATCCAGAAGATGGTCTGTTATCTGCCCTTTACGCGGCCCTGCCAGAATACCTAACGCCTTCATAGCCACCTCATATTATACCGCTCCTTTGACTTTCAGGCGCTCTCTTGCCTTCTGTAATCTTTCAAGAAAGTTATCTCTTTTAAATTGCGAAGTCCATCCTTTCATAATAATCCATCCGCCGAAACGGATCAAATCATTGCGCCATGGCCGGTACCATTTTCTCCAGCCCGATTTGATATTATGCAAAAAGAAAATCAAGGCGGGAAAGGAAAATATATTTAACACTATCATAAACAGATGTTTAAACTGGTAAAATCTGCCCATGAGCTTCCTGATAGAAAGCTGCATTTCTTCGGCAGTCATAGGCGCATCAGGTTCAAAGAGCGGAAAATTACCGTCATAGTATTCCCAACCAACATCCTCAAGCGGATAAACCCTATTTTGCATAGCGAGCCTGTGCCTTAATTCTGTCCCCGGAAGAGGGCCTGCCAGCAAAATCTGCACGGTGTCTATTTTAGCTTTTTTAATGAAACTCTTAAAACGCTTCTCCCGTTCTTTAGCGGACATTTTAAAATGTACGCCTTCTTTCATCGGATAACCAAAGATGAACATGCCATGCACCAAAAATCCAAATTTGTGAAATATCTTTATCATGGCCAGCATATCTTCGGGTTTGAGATGTTTGTTCATCGCGCTTAGCTCTTCTTCGATAGGCGACTCAAAACCAATGGCCACCGTGTTAATGCCCGCCTGGCGCATGGCAGAAAGAAGCTCGGGGTCTTTAGCTTTATCCAGTCTTATCTGGACGGTTACATCCAGCCTCCTACCTGTATCTTTTTGATAATCTCCGAGCATTTGACAGAACCTTATGGTTTCATCCCGCTGCTGCCCGAATAGGTCATCGACAACAAAAAAATGCCTGGCATCCTGCGTCTCCAGAAGAAAACTGATCTGTTCAAGGAGCCTTTCAGGCGGGGCATACCGGGGTTTTCCTTTTACAGTGCAAAACTCGCAATCCATACCGCAGCCCCGTATCCTTTCAACGGGATAAATTTTAATCTTAGCATAACGCACCAGGGAAAAGTCCGGCAAGGGAAACTTTTCAAAATCATTCAGGCGTTCTCTTTTAGAAGTAAATATAACCTGCCCATTCTTTAAATAGGCTATGCCTTTTACCTCATTCGCATCCAGTTTTCCTTCTATAACCCGCAGAAGTTCTCTAATGACTTCCTCTCCTTCGCCGATAACCGCATAGTCAATACCGGAATTCAATGCCTCGGTTATATTATCTTTAATAAAATGCTGCCCTCCGGCAATAGTCACAATCCCTTTATCTTTATAAAAACGGGCTATTTCATAAAGCCTGGGGATAGTGCTTGTCAGCCCGCCATAGAAACCGACAACATCCGCAGGCCTGTGTCTTTGTAAAAATTCATGGTCAGCTCCTCCTGATTCGCTCCTGGGGCCGTATCTACGAAGATTATTCTCATCAATGACCTCTACGTCCCAGCCTCCCATCCCATTTGCAGCGCTGGCAACACACACCGGGCCTAAAGCCGTGGTTTTATGAGCGATGTAAGAATAGATATTAAACGCCGGATAAGCCGGAATAATAATCCTCAATCTAAATCTTTTCTTGGATAAGTCCAGCGCCATATTATTTATCCTCTTCTATTTTACGCTTCCCTTCTTCTGCCTCATGGTTTTTCCTGTCTTGTATCTTACGCCTTAATTCCGTTTCCCTGAGATCCCTCTCTATTTTAGTCTTACGGTCTGTCTCTTCATCTTCTGCCCTTTGTTTTCTTTCCTCTCCTTCTTCAATAAACCTTTCCCCCGCCCGAAGCTCTTTTTTTCCTTCTGTCTCAAGAGATTCCTTCTCTTTTTTTTCTTCTGACAAGCGGCTCACTTGCGCTCTTTTCATTTTCCGCGCCTGCCATATAATAAATACTATAACGATTGCGATGACTATAAATATAAAATTCATAATTCCTCCTTTAAATAATAACAAAAAAGAAACCCCCCTGCCGTTATGCCGTAAGCAAAAAATTCTATTTCAGCTGCTCGCTCAATCGATACATAACTCCCGCGGCTATCTTATCCTGAGGAAGGCCGAATTTACGCGCGGAAATAGTAACCTGGGTGGATTTTTCCGAAAGCTTCTTTAACTTAAGAATTACCCCCGCGCCGTTAACCTCTGCGCTGATAATGCCATTGGCCTTGTCTTCTTTCTTCACCTTACCTGCCATATTAATGGCTTCTAATCCGGCATAATACGCCCTCTCTATTGTAACATCGAAGGTTTCCTGGGCATAGTCCTTACCGGCAAAGGTAAACGCCGCCACAACCGGCAAAGCCGCTACTCCCGTAAGCATGGTCACCCCATACACCTTAAGGCCATGGATACCCGCTGCCTTTAGCGGCTCTGATATAATCAAAGCGGAAAGTTGCTGGGCGCTGGTAATATTCTTATAAGCCTTCTTCAAATTAATATCATAAACTTTAACTACGGGCTGGCCTTCCACGCTGTAATCTTTGCTTACTACCCTGCCCATCCCTAAGCTTACAATATCTATTTGCATGGCTAGTTGTTTAGCCGGTTTCTTCTGTGCCTCTATGGACTTATCCTGCGCTATTTTTAAGGAATCAACGTTGAGCTTACCCTCTTTATTCTTTACCATGCCTATCTCTTTAATGTCTAAATCTAGCTGCTTAAGATGAATCTTGCCGGTTGCGAGCGCTCCTAAATTACAGACCACATGCACCTTGGGAATATCCGCAAGGATATCCTTAGGAAACCCCCTGGGGTTATACATCCTGAAATTAGATATTCTTATTGACTGTCTGATTATACTCAGCGAAAGGCCGCCGACGCGAGTGGGGGCGCCGGTAACGCTAGTGGCTACGGTGCCGATTAAG comes from Candidatus Omnitrophota bacterium and encodes:
- a CDS encoding DUF3192 domain-containing protein; translation: MRKMFFLSAMAIFLCGCATMATSQLTANNRMNLVRLSQGMSKQRVLDIMGTGISIYNCDLGSSKTRINVRLNNPHRTETIETSGKTLEILYYITDIRSNNCTIDEEELTPLVFDNSKLIGWGHNFLLEVFPEIKARQQAQQPMAEKAAPEIESKAQAVKEVVPVAAPAKIEEAAPQAAPAEVAEVAPQATDKVKEAGQLPEAK
- a CDS encoding DHH family phosphoesterase, with the protein product MPGLESAARAILRSKKIIVACHINPDGDCIGSMLSLGLGLKKLGKQVYLISADGVPKRYRQLPGADLIKRGVNKDADLVVAVDCNDKEMLGKSHDSFRRAKDILEIDHHLFRKPFGSITYVDTKAAAVGEQIYLLLKKMNVGIGVDIAQNILTSIIVETNAFRLPDTRPFTFRVCADLLEGGLDFYKLTDMIYWSRPKESVILSGICLSRCKFIKNGEIVWSVVRKKDFKTTKGQDEDVDSVAEQMRAIGSVKIAVFFREKNNGRLRVSIRSKGGINAAALARHYGGGGHFDIAGCFIRNSHGSMRDFLRLAETLLKTEAKAKSKQVL
- a CDS encoding thiamine pyrophosphate-dependent enzyme; translation: MNKINLDTYAPNTWCPGCGNFAIMNAVKLVIAQLSAEGLPLEDIVLVSGIGCHGKIVDYINVNSFYSIHGRATPVAEGIKLAKPGLKVICFAGDGDAYGEGIEHLIFAAKRNIDITMVIHNNRVYGLTTGQYTPTSPLGFKGRSTPRGTVEPPINPLELMLASGATYLARGTSHGIELLKKIFKEAILHKGFSLVDVLQVCVTYFNMYEYYNKHVYELKDNNLQDFNQALNKIREWDYNHEAPIALGVFYRKEFPAFEDNFIKDRPGQADRESKISEFLNKNI
- a CDS encoding 2-oxoacid:acceptor oxidoreductase subunit alpha, translated to MDELSILIGGRAGFGIDRAGGIIGRLLNRMGYHIYIYRDYPSIIRGGHTFSIIRASKNRIASHRDKIDVILALNQDTLDFHKKRLNEGCFFIFDSEQVKPQMGPNCGLGLPLGKLLKEELAPEIMRNTCIIGALTKAIGADFGILEDTLKKELAKDLDLNLKVARRGFDAARELFNFEPLQQKSLPFLTGNQALALGLIKGGLNAYISYPMTPSSPILHYLAEIGDDFGLDVIHPESEISVILMALGYAYAGKKVAVGTSGGGFCLMTEGLSLAGMAELPVVVILGQRPGPSTGLPTYSAQSDLHFALNAGQGEFARFVVAPGDAEEAYYWSAASMNISWKYQIPGIILTDKNLGEGIFNFDLMLAGEIKEEGPVLWNGESTYKRYSAAKNGVSPLAFAPSKDAVIKVNSYEHDESGITTEEPQQTKMMQEKRLRKEKYLALDLENFNTVKVHAEKESETALLCWGSNKGVCVEAARRLGLRAVQPVVLNPFGAKQFQEALAGVKKLILVENNATGQLMRLIGGYGFKVDKQIFKYDGRPFSLEELEEEVKGAIK
- a CDS encoding flavodoxin family protein is translated as MKALGILAGPRKGQITDHLLDEVLRGLKDKGHEVKKIYLYDLKINPCLNCRACKDTQVCIINDDFKKVADELINSDVVAFASPVFVSNVTSVAKAFFDRGVSIFKMTNFGPKWLHPKPKKVILITACFAPFPFSHILGIVPGCVNAMKTFFSLMKARIRVIASTGKWNFDAKKCKGILAKAYRLGLSI
- a CDS encoding radical SAM protein; its protein translation is MALDLSKKRFRLRIIIPAYPAFNIYSYIAHKTTALGPVCVASAANGMGGWDVEVIDENNLRRYGPRSESGGADHEFLQRHRPADVVGFYGGLTSTIPRLYEIARFYKDKGIVTIAGGQHFIKDNITEALNSGIDYAVIGEGEEVIRELLRVIEGKLDANEVKGIAYLKNGQVIFTSKRERLNDFEKFPLPDFSLVRYAKIKIYPVERIRGCGMDCEFCTVKGKPRYAPPERLLEQISFLLETQDARHFFVVDDLFGQQRDETIRFCQMLGDYQKDTGRRLDVTVQIRLDKAKDPELLSAMRQAGINTVAIGFESPIEEELSAMNKHLKPEDMLAMIKIFHKFGFLVHGMFIFGYPMKEGVHFKMSAKEREKRFKSFIKKAKIDTVQILLAGPLPGTELRHRLAMQNRVYPLEDVGWEYYDGNFPLFEPDAPMTAEEMQLSIRKLMGRFYQFKHLFMIVLNIFSFPALIFFLHNIKSGWRKWYRPWRNDLIRFGGWIIMKGWTSQFKRDNFLERLQKARERLKVKGAV